One region of Salinirubrum litoreum genomic DNA includes:
- a CDS encoding ABC transporter substrate-binding protein has product MAGARDGSDGPTRRDYLQYAGALGVGALLAGCTGEGDTPATESDATDTATPSETATATPEAESYSVSIEPVGEVTFDSVPETWVANNGSWADMGIALGLEPPKAVWLTNRYHTQYYDAIPDLSVDTSDMVSLYQDGVSKELFYELNADVHVMDPNFLQNRFKGWAESDVAEVEDRIGPLFGNCIYAQHYPWHEDYRYYSLYEGFEKLSRVFDRHDRYEAFESIHDDFQSNLAPVVPGSADRPDVAVLWGVGDEPEEFYPYIVGEGTGFKHLRDLGVRDALASTDIKDFHGSRAAIDLETLLEVDPPVLLLRGYESKSESEFRDSVVSFLEEHPTASDLTAVQNGDVYRAGGLYQGPITNMVLTERTAEQLYDFEGELFDRERVVEVVNGEL; this is encoded by the coding sequence ATGGCTGGAGCACGCGACGGTTCAGACGGACCGACACGACGCGACTACCTGCAGTACGCCGGTGCGCTCGGCGTCGGGGCACTGCTCGCCGGGTGTACCGGCGAGGGGGACACCCCGGCGACGGAGAGCGACGCGACCGACACCGCGACGCCGTCCGAGACGGCGACCGCGACGCCCGAGGCCGAGTCGTACTCGGTGTCCATCGAACCGGTCGGCGAGGTCACCTTCGACTCGGTGCCGGAGACGTGGGTCGCCAACAACGGGAGTTGGGCCGACATGGGGATCGCGCTCGGCCTCGAACCGCCGAAGGCGGTGTGGCTCACGAACCGGTACCACACGCAGTACTACGACGCGATTCCGGACCTCTCGGTGGACACGAGCGACATGGTGTCGCTGTACCAGGACGGCGTGAGCAAGGAACTGTTCTACGAACTGAACGCCGACGTCCACGTGATGGACCCGAACTTCCTCCAGAACCGGTTCAAGGGGTGGGCGGAGAGCGACGTGGCCGAGGTCGAGGACCGAATCGGCCCGCTGTTCGGCAACTGTATCTACGCCCAACACTACCCGTGGCACGAGGACTACCGCTACTACTCCCTGTACGAGGGCTTCGAGAAGCTCTCTCGCGTGTTCGACCGCCACGACCGCTACGAGGCGTTCGAGTCGATCCACGACGACTTCCAGTCGAACCTCGCACCCGTCGTCCCCGGCAGCGCGGACCGCCCCGACGTGGCCGTCCTGTGGGGCGTCGGCGACGAACCGGAGGAGTTCTACCCCTACATCGTCGGGGAGGGGACCGGCTTCAAACACCTGCGCGACCTCGGGGTCCGGGACGCACTCGCCAGTACCGACATCAAGGACTTCCACGGCAGTCGCGCCGCCATCGACCTGGAGACGCTGCTGGAGGTCGACCCGCCGGTCCTCCTGCTCCGCGGCTACGAGTCGAAGTCCGAGAGCGAGTTCCGCGACAGCGTCGTCTCCTTCCTGGAGGAGCACCCGACCGCGAGCGATCTGACCGCGGTGCAGAACGGCGACGTCTACCGGGCCGGCGGTCTGTACCAGGGGCCGATCACGAACATGGTGCTGACCGAACGCACCGCCGAACAGCTCTACGACTTCGAGGGTGAGTTGTTCGACCGGGAACGCGTCGTCGAGGTCGTGAACGGGGAGCTGTGA
- a CDS encoding pyridoxamine 5'-phosphate oxidase family protein, with protein MEHVEYVYTFGMDEAELADYLRSRTTGVLSLADAGDAYAVPVGYHFDGERLLIRLGVHDDSEKLDYLDSTDRATFVVYDTTEDDRSWSVLARGTVHELPDATQDDFSDAVVNDLYDPLRVFGEDVDDLAATIYEFRIEELTGRRTGEAE; from the coding sequence ATGGAACACGTCGAGTACGTCTACACGTTCGGGATGGACGAGGCCGAACTCGCCGACTACCTCCGGAGTCGCACCACTGGCGTCCTCTCGCTGGCGGACGCCGGCGACGCCTACGCGGTCCCGGTGGGCTACCACTTCGACGGCGAGCGACTGCTGATCCGTCTCGGTGTCCACGACGACAGCGAGAAACTGGACTACCTCGATTCGACCGACCGGGCGACGTTCGTCGTCTACGACACGACCGAGGACGACCGCTCGTGGAGCGTGCTGGCACGCGGGACGGTCCACGAACTCCCCGACGCCACACAGGACGACTTCTCCGATGCGGTGGTCAACGACCTGTACGACCCGCTCCGGGTGTTCGGCGAGGACGTGGACGACCTGGCGGCGACTATCTACGAGTTCCGCATCGAGGAACTGACCGGGAGACGGACTGGCGAGGCCGAGTGA
- a CDS encoding FAD-dependent oxidoreductase, producing the protein MTPEHDVVVVGGGPAGCAVGVFTARAGLDTLLFDRGRSSIARCAHLENYLGFPAGVDAETFAELCHDHAETAGCVIEPNLVESVERVDAPAETGEAADTEEPHFRVRPQSGDPVTASRVVTATRYDADYLRDLDAAADLFTDPSDDAQLRDDCAAHDGTTPVDGLYVVSPSPEDTQAMIAAGRGARVGRRVVADARIDDGWWEAVATERVDWTRRTAELDAEWADRARWVEWFDDHHADAPVDTDSERYRRVRARAIAEARDSYIDTNEETTRAEDGQARLAEHLDPAAAVDGIGADRLLDAMDDAAIRAYLDRETVVGD; encoded by the coding sequence ATGACCCCCGAGCACGACGTGGTGGTCGTCGGCGGCGGGCCGGCGGGCTGTGCGGTCGGCGTGTTCACGGCGCGAGCGGGACTCGACACCCTCCTGTTCGACCGTGGCAGGTCCTCCATCGCCCGGTGTGCACACCTGGAGAACTACCTCGGCTTCCCGGCGGGCGTCGACGCCGAGACGTTCGCCGAACTGTGTCACGACCACGCCGAGACCGCCGGCTGTGTGATCGAACCGAATCTCGTCGAGTCGGTCGAACGCGTCGACGCCCCGGCCGAGACTGGGGAGGCCGCCGACACAGAGGAACCACACTTCCGCGTCCGCCCGCAGTCGGGTGATCCCGTCACCGCGAGTCGGGTCGTGACCGCGACCCGGTACGACGCCGACTACCTGCGGGACCTGGACGCGGCGGCCGATCTGTTCACCGACCCCTCGGACGACGCCCAGTTGCGCGACGACTGCGCCGCCCACGACGGGACGACGCCGGTCGACGGTCTCTACGTCGTCTCGCCGTCCCCCGAGGACACACAGGCGATGATCGCCGCCGGGCGCGGCGCACGAGTCGGTCGACGAGTCGTCGCCGACGCCCGCATCGACGACGGGTGGTGGGAGGCAGTGGCGACCGAGCGCGTCGACTGGACCCGGAGAACGGCGGAACTGGACGCCGAGTGGGCCGACCGCGCGCGCTGGGTGGAGTGGTTCGACGACCACCACGCCGACGCGCCGGTCGACACGGACTCGGAGCGCTACCGACGCGTCCGAGCGAGGGCCATCGCCGAGGCGCGCGACTCCTACATCGACACGAACGAGGAGACGACCCGCGCCGAGGACGGACAGGCACGACTCGCCGAACACCTCGACCCGGCAGCGGCCGTCGACGGAATCGGTGCGGACAGACTCCTCGACGCGATGGACGACGCGGCGATCCGGGCGTATCTCGACCGCGAGACGGTGGTGGGTGACTGA
- a CDS encoding DUF5794 domain-containing protein — protein MSVSQHPIALRLERQVGGATKLLATVMALPLVDGIFPAMILAGAVATWTGVVEVGLLIFGGSATVAVILADMEGTRREQVTAVLTLGLFLIPLAAVEAALAPTLDQVIDTQLFHRFAGLVILSIAAKTASAEIGEYLPRPGIIIGLGLVAALQMPSSALVFEPEAMQVVRGAAAAGVGVGFALLVALLGPRLRGAVDLDLFRFGSAVALGVLALSVSGVWHPDAPVALGVMGVTALFALDRGVADGSEEVPQSTDDVPVSDVPSPEPTGVDPEAPEYGPVRPEADAMADGGDDESDETGYGYPGEDESRAPWL, from the coding sequence ATGAGCGTCTCGCAACACCCGATCGCGTTACGGCTCGAACGACAGGTCGGCGGCGCGACCAAGCTGCTGGCTACCGTCATGGCGCTCCCGCTGGTCGACGGTATCTTCCCGGCGATGATCCTCGCCGGTGCGGTGGCGACGTGGACCGGCGTCGTCGAGGTCGGCCTCCTGATCTTCGGTGGGTCCGCCACGGTCGCGGTCATCCTCGCCGACATGGAGGGGACTCGGAGAGAACAGGTCACGGCGGTCCTGACGCTCGGGCTGTTCTTGATCCCGCTGGCGGCAGTCGAGGCCGCACTGGCCCCGACGCTGGATCAGGTCATCGACACGCAACTGTTCCACCGCTTCGCCGGCCTGGTGATCCTCTCGATCGCGGCGAAGACGGCGAGCGCGGAGATCGGCGAGTACCTCCCACGCCCGGGGATCATCATCGGCCTCGGTCTCGTCGCGGCACTCCAGATGCCGAGTTCGGCGTTGGTCTTCGAACCGGAGGCGATGCAGGTCGTCCGCGGTGCGGCGGCGGCCGGCGTCGGCGTCGGCTTCGCGCTGTTGGTCGCCCTGCTCGGCCCGCGTCTGCGTGGCGCGGTCGACCTCGACCTGTTCCGGTTCGGCAGTGCGGTCGCCCTCGGCGTCCTCGCGCTGTCGGTCTCGGGCGTCTGGCACCCGGACGCGCCGGTCGCCCTCGGCGTCATGGGCGTGACGGCGCTGTTCGCGCTGGACCGTGGCGTCGCAGACGGGAGCGAGGAGGTGCCGCAATCGACCGACGACGTCCCGGTCTCGGACGTCCCGAGTCCGGAGCCGACCGGTGTCGATCCCGAGGCCCCGGAGTACGGCCCGGTCCGCCCCGAGGCGGACGCGATGGCCGACGGCGGCGACGACGAGAGCGACGAGACGGGCTACGGCTACCCCGGCGAGGACGAGTCACGCGCGCCGTGGCTCTGA
- the guaB gene encoding IMP dehydrogenase, with protein sequence MANDVPERDPFSEKLRVPEALTFDDVLLRPMESRVEPDDADVSTRVSKGVELTIPILSAAMDTVTEAEMAIGMAREGGLGVLHRNMPVDVMEAQIRQVKRADELVIQREDVVTASPAQTVREVDEMMEREGVSGAPVVADDDTVLGIISGTDIRPYLEVGDRDEVREAMTDEVITAGQDVTAREALELMYDYKIERVPIVDDEDRLVGLVTMQGILQRREHEDAARDDAGRLRAGVAVGPFEDERAVAADEAGADVLFIDCAHAHNLNVIDSARAIAESVEADVVVGNVGTSEAAEACVDFADGLKVGIGPGSICTTRVVSGAGMPQITAVAEVADVASRHDVPVIADGGIRYSGDAIKAIAAGADAVMLGSYFAGTDAAPGRVITMNGKKYKQYRGMGSVGAMRSGGGDRYLKEEKDDEDFVPEGVEAATPYKGTLASELHQLVGGMKSGMGYVGAETLPGFKQRAEFVRVSSAGQTEGHPHDVMITDEAPNYSPQND encoded by the coding sequence ATGGCGAACGACGTTCCCGAGCGAGACCCCTTCTCGGAGAAACTACGAGTACCGGAGGCACTGACGTTCGACGACGTGCTGCTCCGCCCGATGGAGAGCCGAGTCGAACCCGACGACGCCGACGTCTCGACACGCGTGTCGAAGGGCGTCGAACTGACGATTCCGATCCTCTCGGCGGCGATGGACACCGTCACCGAGGCGGAGATGGCCATCGGGATGGCCCGCGAGGGCGGGCTCGGCGTGCTCCACCGGAACATGCCGGTGGACGTGATGGAAGCCCAGATTCGGCAGGTGAAGCGCGCGGACGAACTCGTCATCCAGCGCGAGGACGTGGTGACGGCCAGTCCCGCCCAGACCGTGCGCGAGGTCGACGAGATGATGGAACGCGAGGGCGTCTCCGGTGCCCCGGTCGTCGCCGACGACGACACGGTGCTGGGGATCATCTCCGGGACCGACATCCGACCGTACCTCGAAGTCGGCGACCGCGACGAGGTGCGCGAGGCGATGACCGACGAGGTCATCACCGCCGGGCAGGACGTGACCGCCCGCGAGGCGCTGGAACTGATGTACGACTACAAGATCGAGCGCGTCCCCATCGTGGACGACGAGGACCGCCTGGTCGGTCTCGTCACGATGCAGGGCATCCTCCAGCGCCGAGAACACGAGGACGCCGCCCGCGACGACGCCGGACGCCTGCGCGCCGGCGTCGCCGTCGGTCCCTTCGAGGACGAACGCGCCGTCGCGGCCGACGAGGCTGGCGCGGACGTGCTGTTCATCGACTGTGCCCACGCGCACAACCTGAACGTCATCGACTCGGCGCGAGCCATCGCGGAGTCCGTCGAGGCGGACGTGGTCGTCGGGAACGTCGGCACCAGCGAGGCCGCCGAGGCCTGCGTCGACTTCGCGGACGGCCTGAAGGTCGGCATCGGGCCGGGATCGATCTGTACGACCCGCGTGGTCTCGGGTGCCGGGATGCCCCAGATCACGGCCGTCGCGGAGGTCGCAGACGTGGCGAGTCGCCACGACGTGCCGGTGATCGCCGACGGTGGCATCCGGTACTCCGGCGACGCCATCAAGGCCATCGCGGCCGGCGCGGACGCGGTGATGCTCGGCTCCTACTTCGCCGGGACGGACGCGGCCCCGGGTCGCGTCATCACGATGAACGGGAAGAAGTACAAGCAGTACCGCGGGATGGGGTCGGTCGGCGCGATGCGCTCGGGCGGCGGCGACCGCTACCTGAAAGAGGAGAAGGACGACGAGGACTTCGTGCCGGAGGGCGTCGAGGCCGCGACCCCGTACAAGGGGACGCTCGCCTCCGAACTCCACCAACTGGTCGGCGGGATGAAGTCCGGGATGGGCTACGTCGGCGCGGAGACCCTGCCGGGGTTCAAACAGCGCGCGGAGTTCGTCCGCGTCTCCTCGGCCGGCCAGACCGAGGGTCACCCGCACGACGTGATGATCACCGACGAGGCACCGAACTACAGCCCGCAGAACGACTGA